CAACCACAAGAATTGGAACTTGCCTAGCTAACTTTTCCCTTCTTGCCAAAGCATAAAACTGAAACTGAAACACACGATTCTTGGCTGTAGTTATTTTTGTTACAAACATTAACTTCCACAATTGACAGACATCTTTTGCACATTGATAAACTCTTCCAAAGTGGCCCAAACTGACGCTCTTGGAAAACTAATAATGggaatttaacaaaaaatttaccTTTATCAGTGATTGATATTCCTCCTTTAGTCTTGCAACCCACTGATCTCCATCACGAGGTCCAGCCTTCGTTTTAAGCTGTGGAATAGCAGCGACTGTTTTTTTCGTGGCTGCAtccaccatatttgtttttaaaaacacgtTCTCCTTTGcggaatttttttctatttccctCCGTTACACAAGCCTGGTTTCTACGCTATTAAAACGCTCTGAAACACCAAGCAGGTTTTTTACCTTGGAAGatactaaaatatatatattagtcAAATAAACTAAAAACAACAGTCATTGTCCAGCGTGGCTGTGAACAAATAAGTTGTCACAGATGCCCAAAGAAAATTTGTCGTGTGTTGTTAGTACTAAATACCAACCCGCTAATCAAattatcaaaaaggcaaaatgctcAAGCGGTGTCGTGTGTGTCGAGCAAATCTCACAAAATTTTGCATATAAATAAAAGTTTGTAGATTGTAAACGCAAGTAGGTTAACAACGTCGACATTTACTataacatagaaaaaataaaagaatgttgAGCAGGAAGTGAATGATCAGGCGGAAACCACCCCACCAAATATTCGATTAAGCTGTAAACATTCGAAACGTAAACTTGCGGAAACTTGTTTCAAAAGGAAATTGAGCAGAGAAAGAAACATGTCTGATGACGAAGATTTTCCTGAGGAAGAATTAAACCTTGGCGTAAGCaatgattattttattttattgaactTTTAAAGCTTGGTATGTTTCTTGGATCCGAGTTAGGTAACATGCTTAAACATTTTCTGATCATCTTCAACAAAAATAACCaacatatttgaattcagcatcaaaatttaCGGAAACATGCAAACtttcaagtttatacactaACTACAACTATCTTTTTAGTAAGGTAAACAATAAATATTCCATAAAAGAAATAACTAGCTACTTTAATCAACTGCAGCGAAAATGTTGCACTGCACAGTAAAACTTTTACAGCGCAACTAGGGATTATCTGAGAAATACAAATGCAAAACTAATAGTCAAGAAGATGAAAATACACTATCATCAGTAACACATCTTGTGGGACGACAGCAGTTGGTTAACATTgtataaaataagaaacaacacCTAATGACCTCCAAAAGACAGGCTGGGAAGCGAAAGTTTCTTAAGACAGGAGGTAATGTTTTGCCGCTCGCTTTATAAAACGCGGAACAGCTTGTCACTGCACCAAAATTTAAATCCAACTAAATAACTTAACATCCTAAACTGACTGATTGTGGGGAAGTACCACACTcttcatttttattgattttcaaaAGTAGCTACTTTTATGTACCTTCGCTGTGTCCCCATGAACACTGGCCATAATCCACGATCTCGTTCCAGTGCTCCTTACCTGCTTTCGACATTTCAGCGTTTGTAGGATATTAGTTCCCTGTTTGTTGTGAACCCAGTTTCCTTTGTGTGACTGTTTTTGAACATGTTCAGAATAATTATATCATTGCTTAGATGATGTCTGACtataattaaatattttctttccagCATTACGAAGGCGAAAGAAATGAAAGCGACCAAAGACATGGATTTGGAAAAGCTTACTTTCCAAATGGTGACGTGTACGAAGGCGCGTATGAAAACGGAAAACGACATGGAAAAGTAAGTTATGTACATTAGTATTATTAAACCTCATATAAACTTCCAAGTTCTGTAGAGTGATGGATCAAATGGGACTTGAACCCACGGCCTTTCGCTTGCCGGGCGACTGCTCTGCCGACTACGTTATCAATCCTATGCTTTCTTTCTAGCACATATAGTGGAGGTATGACAAATAATTTATCTTCAGCATagaaattttaaactttaaaagttCTCGTTACTTATCATACAAATCCTGGTTTGCTATCAACTTATCAAAATCTAATGGCAATATGTATTTTCCACATTTCAATGCTCTTTTAAACTGAGTTCTGGCAAAAATTAGTATTTCTTTGTCAAATGGTCTCTGATGACGAATTTGCAAAAACTTATTCAGCTGACAATTCCATTTAAAAGCGGGTTGCTTTCAACAGTTTGACTGCATAAGTAAGTAGGTCGGTGAACTTCTTTATCTATTCTCCACAGTTccagggtgaccactcctccttaaatttaataaccttaaaaaagaaaatctccttaaaagtacttgaatatacttaaaaaaaacttaaattttagctattctccttaatttctccttatttcttaatttttctgatcgtaacttttttgaaaatgttttaatggattgttcatcaccagagaaataaggcatttttctctgttacctgaaatcctatattttctatctttcagggcataatttatatgtatatttgtataatatgtataataaaTTTCcttatcatagaacatagtatgtaacattaaaTATAGAGAACTAAAActggttttctccttaattaaccttatttttttatttttgtattctcgttcgcagcaaaatatccttaaaaaatgtaaatttgtctcttttattctccttaatatccttacttttatTCTCATCTTATTAGTGGTCACTCTGAGTTACGATTTAATAAATTCATCCATATCTGAACTACATGCGTTTTTCGTTTCTAGGGCTTGTACAAATTTGCAAATGGCTGTCGTTACGATGGTTCCTATTTATGGAATCGTCGTGATGGTGAAGGTGTAATGATTTTTCCGGATGGTTCTAAATACGAAGGTAATTCTACAGTCTGCGTATATCtcattaattaaaaaaggacaTTGGCATGTTAGTCTTCATTTTTCAATAGAAAAGTCGGCTATTGAAAGGTTAATTTAGTTTTGGTTAGTTTTAGGTTAATTTTTCAtccaaaaattttaatgtttttaccaTTATACAGCGGAAATTACCTACTAGAGATTCCCCTGCGCATATATGCTACGTCCCCTATCGGCTAATTAATTCTATTTGCTGATGGTCTCATGCGCAAAGTTATGGCGAAAAACACTCAACATACTGGTACAGTGGAACCTCTCTAAAGCGCACATGGTCGAAAGCGTATATGGCGAACACTATTCCTTCCGGACTGATTTCAGGTCAAACTCTCACAAGAAAATCTCTATAAGACGGACAGTTATAAGGCAGACACTTCATACAAAAAACAGACAATTTTTTCCTACCAAATAAATTTTTCCTTGAAAAAGCTGTGTAAAGCGGACACATGAAAATAGAATTTCCCGCAGCCCTATTATTGACTAGGAAAGTCAAGACATGCTGTCATCAGTTACAAAAAAGTGAAGGATctccaaataaaaaaagaagcaaatttCAATCCGAGATTTCTTcgagtaaaatataaaatacaatgtatTTGTTagttaatatttgtttttctttgtataagAGAGAAGAGCGTAAGAATAATACAAGTTCACATTTATCAAATTATGTCTCATTTTCTTGATTTAAAAggaataaaacaaagaaaaacgcgtatataaacaaaaaaagtcatgttttcgGCAAAATTTTGCTCTGAAAGTGATTTTTGGACACAATAAAGCAGACACTTCTATAAGACGGACACTTTTTTTACACGaatggtgtccgctttagagagatTCTACTGTATGATTAATTACATGATTGTTTCATGAGGAAGCTTGATCTCTTTACTGAAAagggaaaatatttttgcgGAATTAATTTTGAGTCAATATCGTGGAATTGAAATCTGCGTCATGAAACTACTCTGGCAATTTGCGAAAAAATATTCCGCGAAATTTGAGTTAACTTAGAACAATTGGGGAAAATACATTCTGCGACACTAAAGTACTTTAGATTTTCCCCAAATTAATGAGATCGAGGTTGGAATAATTTCACGGGTGGAATATTGAtgacaaaataataattttcttttatcacgaaaatttcttccctgCTCAATAATAtatctcgcgaaattttttttcttccctTGATTGGCGAAAATATCTTTCGCGAGAATCAACGTTTTCGCGAACACGAAAAATTTCTAGTGGCTGAAACTTTTTCTCTTTAGATAACACCTATACTGCcataatgttttgttttaggAAATTGGTCCGAAGATTGTCGTCATGGAAATGGAAAGTATTATTATGTCAATGGAGACACCTACGATGGAGAGTGGtccaaaaatctaaaaaatggtCAAGGAACGTATACGGATAATCAAACCAATTCTGAAGTATGATAGTTGCTGTTCATTGAACCATGTCGCTATTTCCAATTTGACGAGTTTTTTACCATTTTGCAAAACTTAGCTTCCGCAGAAAttatttttgcgaaaatttctTTCCGCGAAAATTGTACTTTTTTCTATCgcttacaaaattatttacttTATCTAGGACTTTACCAATTGATATTTGAATTTCACGTCTTTAATTTATGTCTTCTATAAGCCCTTAAAAAACACTATAAATTGAGCTAAAAAGTGTCTTCAAGTTCCTTTTTCAGAAAATtcgcaaaatatttaaatttcctaaatttgcaaaaattgatttttgcgAAAATTGTTATTTGAAAATCTGATTGAATATATATCATATATAATATAAGTCTTAAAATCAATCTTGTCGTATTTCTGAGATACTAGCTTAAGCATAGCAGGTCAACAATTCTGTTGTTAAAATGAAACTGCAAATTTTCCCCGCTAACAACTAGTCTACAATACGGACTAGTCTTAATGATTAATCGTAATttgattaattaattaatgATTAATCGTAATAttagtaaacacattttcctCATTAAAGAAACGCACCATTATCATTATACAAGAGTTTCAAAACATAATGACTGATCAGTATTATTTTTAAGTCAACTCAATActcaaaatgcaatttttgtaaCAACAATCACTGAATTCAGATGAAGTTGTACGTTTTTGTTGTAGACGAGAGGATTTTGGCATCATGGAAAACTACATGGTTTGGTAAAAATTACACTTGGTGACCACATTTATGAAGGGTCATATGACAAAACTGCGGTAAGTTTTACCGACTAAGTGTATTCCTTTCATATACCTACAATCCCTTATACAGTAAATTTCTCCTCCACATATTGACCATCCAAAAGCCATGCATGAAACGTAACTCTATTTCTCATTTTCGTTGCAATTTCTTACTGTGTTCACAAAACGTGGAGTGTACTTTAGCTAAGGCTGCAATTTCAAACATTTCCGCTTTAGACACATTAGTCACTTAAAACGAAAAAAGGCAttttaagttaaaatattttcacgAAAACTAATTTCTAcgaatttcgcgaatttaaTCCATTACAAATTTGTCTGCACGAAAATTCCTGGACATATAAGTTCGCAAAAATTCAACATCAAGAAATGTTTAGGAAAGCATAAGGTAGCTACTTTTTCTTATCTtattttcttatcttttttagtaaaattttcttttatagtTAGTAAAGTTTATAGTCAGTCTGTGATATGAGCAAGTTGAATTAAAgctattttatttcaataaatagGCCTAAAAAATGACTAGTCGATTCGCGAAAATATGTTTTCGCTAAATATCTCAAAATGAtcgattcgcaaaaattattctTGACGAAATGCATTTTTTCAAACCTGGCGAAAATAAGTATTGAGAATTAGCCCACTTATGGTGCATAAACCTATGGTCACATCTCTGTAATGTCTTACCTTTCAAGTCTTGTTGTACTAACTCCCCTCACATATTAGTGAATACATACACATATATTTTATCCATAATAAAACATGTCACAGATGATAAAAAACCCTTCTAAAATAACTTTTGCAATTTATCTTTCCTCTTTTTATGTTATTCAGATATCTGGTGAAGGGAAATTTATTTTTCCAAAAGGACACGTGGAACTTCTTGGAAGGTATGAAGTCACTGAAAAGGTTAGTACAGCTAGTCAGATAATTGTAGCGAACTCTATGTAGATTAGGGTGTTAATGTTAGAACGGGATGTTATCAAAGTTACTAGTCATTAAAAAGAACAGGATACAAACATAAAACATTGAAGTCGTTTTTAAAGTGAACCTACATGAACTTACCATTTCTTGAAAACGTTAAGTTAAACTTGGTACCTTTGAATGTCCTCATTATAGCAATGGTGTTATAACTACTTTTGTGTTTGCAGccgttttatcaattttgctTTCAACATTTTGAATATGTGTCaacactattttttttatacatttgccTTGATTGTGCCTACGGATTTTTCTTGCGTCTGCGTGGTATAGGACATTGAAATATGGCAAAGATTATGTCAAAGTACCTTAAAACGCTGTCAAAACGGTCGTAAACAATCTGAAAATTAATGTGATGTGTTGATAGGGCCATTATGTTTTACGCATTACGTAGCACAATCTGAAAGGATGTATTATTAGTGTATTCCTtcagatttaaaatttttacttaaGGTTGAGGAAATCAGTGAATTAGATGAAGAAGAACCAAAGAAGATTCGGATTTCGACTTGGATTACAGAACGCATGCAACCTATCTCGTTAACGTCATAAAATCTTCTAAATCAAGCCGTCCTGTGAAAGCTCTAGACCTGTAGACTCGAGTGAAATGGTTAAAATGtgttaaaatttgtatttgAATGCAAAAGTGTTTTAAGAAAAGTTTATACATGGAAATTGTGTTTTCCTAAGTTTCAgtgtaataattttta
Above is a window of Hydractinia symbiolongicarpus strain clone_291-10 chromosome 3, HSymV2.1, whole genome shotgun sequence DNA encoding:
- the LOC130636967 gene encoding radial spoke head 1 homolog yields the protein MSDDEDFPEEELNLGHYEGERNESDQRHGFGKAYFPNGDVYEGAYENGKRHGKGLYKFANGCRYDGSYLWNRRDGEGVMIFPDGSKYEGNWSEDCRHGNGKYYYVNGDTYDGEWSKNLKNGQGTYTDNQTNSETRGFWHHGKLHGLVKITLGDHIYEGSYDKTAVSFTD